TGTGGACGCTCGACCCTGCGGCGTCCGGACTGCCGGTGATCGTGTGGATCCACGGCGGCGCGTTCGTGCGTGGCGCCAACAGCGTGCCGACGTACGACGGTGCCGCGTTTGCGCGCGACGGCGTGGTGCTCGTCGGCATCAACTACCGACTCGGTGTGCCCGGCTTCCCGGTGCTGCCCGACGCTGCGACGAACCTCGCCCTGCGCGACCAGTTGCTCGCGCTGCGCTGGGTGCAGGTCAACGTCGCGGCGTTCGGCGGCGACCCGGCCAATGTGACGATCATGGGCGAGTCGGCCGGCGGGATGAGCGTGGCGACCCTCATGGCGATGCCGGCGGCGAAGGGCTTGTTCAAGCAGGCGATCATCGAGAGCGGCGGCGGTGTGTCGGCCGGTCTGCCCGACGAACTCGGCTCGATCACGCGGGCCGTCGCCGAGAAGCTCGGCGTCGACGCGACCGCCGAGGGGCTCGGTGCCGTGAGCGCCGACGACCTGCTCGCGGCGCAGAACGCAGTCAGCCTCGACCTCGTCCTCGACCCGCGCCCGGAACGCTGGGGTGCGAGCACGATCCGCGGCGGCTTCGGCATCATGCCGGTGTTCCCGGCCGTCGACGGTGACCTGCTGCCCGGTGTGCCGGAAGCGCTCATCGCCGACGGCGCGAGCAGCGACGTGCCGCTGCTCACCGGCACCACCCGCCAGGAGTTCAACCTGTGGGCCATCGGCCTCAACATGGCCGCCGCGGTGACCGACGACAACCTGGCCGAGTCGCTCGGCCGGTACGGCATCCCGCCGCAGATCGTCGACGGTTACGTCGCGCGCCGTCCGGGTAAGTCGGCGGGCGAAGTGTTCTCCGACGTGATCACCGACCTGCTCTTCCGCGAACCGACGCTGCGCATCGCACAGGCCCGCACCGGTTCCGCGCCGACGTTCGTCTACGAATTCCATTGGGCCTCACCGACGCAGGGCATCGGGGCGTGTCACGCCCTCGAGTTGCCGTTCGTGTTCGACACCCTCGGCGACGCGTCGTCGGTGCTCGCCGGACCCACCGCGCCGCAGGAGATCGCCACCGCGATGCACGCCGCGTGGGTCGCCTTCGCAAAGTCGGGCGACCCGGGCTGGGCGGCGTACAACACCGACACCCGCACGACCCGGCGGTTCGCGACGGACGGCCCCGAGACGGTCGACGACCCGCGCGGCGACGACCACCGCGCCTGGGCTGAGGCTCCGCCCGCCCCTCCGCAGAACCCGGCCACCTGACCCCCGCCAAAGTTTGCGCGCTTACGTTGCGTGTCGCGCAAACTTTCGGGGCTGGGGTGACGTCCGTAGGGTCGTCACCATGAGCTTCCTCGAGGTGCCCAAGGCCCGCCCCGGCGACAAGATCGCGGTGCTGTCGCCGTCCTTCGCCGCGCCCGCGGTCGCCGCGGCGATTCACGAACAAGCGATGCGGCGGCTCACCGCGATCACCGGGCTCGAGGTCGTGGAGTATCCGACGACTCGCAGGCTCGGTGCGTCGGCGACCGATCGTGCGGCCGACCTCAACGCGGCGTTCGGCGATCGGAGCGTGCGGGCCGTGCTCGCCACGATCGGCGTTGAAGATCAGATCACCGTCGTTCCTCACCTCGACGCCGAGCTCGCGCACGCCGACCCGAAGCCGTTCCTCGGCTACAGCGACAACACGAACATCCTGAATTGGTTGTGGACCAACGGGATTCCCGGCTTCTACGGTGGGTCGAGCCAGGTGCACCTCGGGCCCGGGCCACACGTCGACCCGGTGCACGAGCAGTCGCTGCGCGCGGCGCTGCTGAGCGGTGAGCGGCTCGAGGTGATCGACCCGGGCGAGTCTGAGGACATCGGCGTCGACTGGCAAGACCCCCGCGCGCTAACCGAATTCGGCGAACGCGAGACCACCGAGCCGTGGACCTGGGCCGGACCGGCGCGCGCGGTGACCGGGCGCACCTGGGGTGGGTGCATCGAGATCATCCAGTGGGTGCTGACCGCCGGACGCTTCCCCACCGACCCGGCGGTGCTCGACGGTGGCGTGCTGCTGCTGGAGACCTCGGAGGAGCTCATCCCGGCACGGGAGTTCGGATGGATCCTGCGGTCGATCGGCGAGCG
This genomic stretch from Calidifontibacter indicus harbors:
- a CDS encoding carboxylesterase/lipase family protein; this encodes MSAPEVRTSAGLVRGITTSNGTAAFLGIPYAEPATGTARFAEPKPRAAWDDVLDASAHGPTSLQGPYPPPMDALLPSSVSPGDDYLNLSVWTLDPAASGLPVIVWIHGGAFVRGANSVPTYDGAAFARDGVVLVGINYRLGVPGFPVLPDAATNLALRDQLLALRWVQVNVAAFGGDPANVTIMGESAGGMSVATLMAMPAAKGLFKQAIIESGGGVSAGLPDELGSITRAVAEKLGVDATAEGLGAVSADDLLAAQNAVSLDLVLDPRPERWGASTIRGGFGIMPVFPAVDGDLLPGVPEALIADGASSDVPLLTGTTRQEFNLWAIGLNMAAAVTDDNLAESLGRYGIPPQIVDGYVARRPGKSAGEVFSDVITDLLFREPTLRIAQARTGSAPTFVYEFHWASPTQGIGACHALELPFVFDTLGDASSVLAGPTAPQEIATAMHAAWVAFAKSGDPGWAAYNTDTRTTRRFATDGPETVDDPRGDDHRAWAEAPPAPPQNPAT
- a CDS encoding LD-carboxypeptidase; the encoded protein is MSFLEVPKARPGDKIAVLSPSFAAPAVAAAIHEQAMRRLTAITGLEVVEYPTTRRLGASATDRAADLNAAFGDRSVRAVLATIGVEDQITVVPHLDAELAHADPKPFLGYSDNTNILNWLWTNGIPGFYGGSSQVHLGPGPHVDPVHEQSLRAALLSGERLEVIDPGESEDIGVDWQDPRALTEFGERETTEPWTWAGPARAVTGRTWGGCIEIIQWVLTAGRFPTDPAVLDGGVLLLETSEELIPAREFGWILRSIGERGLLAAVDAVVVARPPTSDFEVRPSAAERRAKRDEQRDTAIDVVTGYNPDAVVVVGPPFGHTRPQWVVPYGGQVTVDGAARRLYADYA